Proteins encoded together in one Halalkaliarchaeum sp. AArc-CO window:
- a CDS encoding phosphatase PAP2 family protein, translated as MPATMLPELSPLTRVIVVLLSVITAGTVVAGVTIVGPGRLRRLVRTVPRHLGEVAPYVAALAIVLVVSAFAREPLQSVSELYGLYLTGTLFAIEGEFVAWLQSHATDEATRLLSWTYVYGYAFLLVFPLVAYAALEESTQLKRLLAAYTLNYAIGLVVYTIVFAHGPRNVMPDLVTSLLYTTTPDFQHLTTQININSNVFPSLHTSLSVTVAALAYRTRDVYPSWAVVSGVLATGVVFSTMYLGIHWALDVVAGTVLALACVWIVCEYIE; from the coding sequence ATGCCCGCCACCATGCTTCCCGAACTCTCTCCACTCACGCGGGTGATCGTCGTTCTCCTGTCCGTCATCACAGCCGGAACCGTCGTCGCCGGGGTGACAATAGTCGGCCCCGGGCGGCTCCGGAGACTCGTCCGAACGGTGCCGCGACATCTCGGGGAGGTGGCCCCGTACGTTGCGGCGCTCGCGATTGTCCTCGTCGTCAGCGCGTTCGCTCGTGAGCCGCTCCAGTCGGTGTCAGAGCTGTACGGGCTGTATCTGACTGGCACACTCTTCGCCATCGAAGGAGAGTTCGTCGCGTGGCTCCAGTCGCACGCGACCGACGAAGCGACGCGTCTCCTCTCGTGGACGTACGTGTACGGCTACGCGTTCCTGCTCGTGTTTCCCCTCGTCGCGTACGCGGCGCTCGAGGAGTCCACACAGCTCAAACGGCTGCTTGCGGCGTACACGCTCAACTACGCGATCGGGCTCGTCGTGTACACCATCGTGTTCGCACACGGCCCGCGGAACGTGATGCCGGACCTGGTGACATCGCTTTTGTACACGACGACGCCCGACTTCCAGCATCTCACCACCCAGATCAACATCAACTCCAACGTCTTCCCGTCGCTGCACACCTCGCTTTCGGTGACCGTCGCCGCGCTCGCGTATCGGACCCGCGACGTCTACCCCTCCTGGGCGGTGGTGTCGGGGGTTCTCGCGACCGGCGTCGTGTTCTCGACGATGTATCTGGGAATCCACTGGGCACTGGACGTCGTCGCTGGAACTGTCCTCGCACTCGCGTGTGTCTGGATCGTCTGCGAGTACATCGAATGA
- a CDS encoding phosphoglucomutase/phosphomannomutase family protein — protein sequence MDTERTDADAISFGTDGWRAPLEEFTDGRLRLVARAIADHLRAEREDGPVAVGYDARGSSPGFAETVAETLADEGFDVLLPERDVPTPVIAHAVVDRGCAGAVVITASHNPPEYNGVKFLPGDGAPALPDATDDIESRLGESDGTDDRRESGEIRRFDPIEPHRRAARRLVDADIEGVTVVYDAMHGSGRDVTDGLLSAAGATVIRRRCSQDPDFGGGAPDPVPERLEGLVAAVGEHGADLGIANDGDADRIAIVTPEGHLDANRFFAATYEALLSEDLLGSPVDDEGVVTPPTSGERGVVRTVSTTFLIDRIAEAHGEFVREVPVGFKWVAEAMADRDVIFGGEESGGFSVRGHVREKDGVLMALLAAAVTAAEPYDARVDRLFDLHGEIHTARRNVDCPDDRKAAVVSKLEGVVPEAIAGEPVDRVVTLDGFKLLLADGSWVLVRPSGTEPKLRVYAEADAGDRADELASAGVELVESLR from the coding sequence ATGGACACCGAGCGGACAGACGCCGACGCGATTTCCTTTGGAACCGACGGCTGGCGGGCGCCTCTGGAGGAGTTCACCGACGGGCGGCTCCGGCTCGTCGCGCGAGCGATCGCCGACCATCTGCGGGCCGAACGAGAGGACGGTCCCGTGGCCGTCGGCTACGACGCCCGCGGGAGCTCGCCGGGGTTCGCCGAAACCGTCGCCGAGACGCTCGCGGACGAGGGGTTCGACGTCCTGCTGCCGGAGCGGGACGTCCCAACCCCCGTGATCGCCCACGCGGTCGTCGACCGCGGCTGTGCGGGCGCGGTCGTGATCACCGCCTCCCACAACCCCCCCGAGTACAACGGCGTGAAGTTCCTCCCCGGCGACGGCGCGCCGGCGCTTCCGGACGCCACCGACGACATCGAATCCAGACTGGGAGAATCCGACGGAACGGACGACCGACGCGAGAGCGGAGAGATCCGGCGGTTCGATCCGATCGAACCGCACCGACGCGCGGCCCGCCGGCTCGTGGACGCCGACATCGAGGGAGTCACCGTCGTGTACGATGCGATGCACGGCAGCGGTCGGGACGTCACCGACGGGCTGCTTTCCGCGGCAGGAGCGACGGTGATCCGCCGGCGGTGCTCGCAGGACCCCGACTTCGGCGGCGGCGCGCCGGATCCGGTCCCGGAACGGCTCGAGGGGCTGGTCGCCGCCGTCGGGGAGCACGGCGCCGATCTCGGAATCGCAAACGACGGGGACGCCGATCGGATCGCGATCGTCACACCCGAGGGCCACCTCGACGCCAATCGCTTCTTCGCGGCGACCTACGAGGCGCTGCTTTCGGAGGACCTTCTCGGTTCGCCAGTCGACGACGAGGGAGTCGTAACGCCCCCGACGTCGGGCGAACGCGGCGTCGTCCGAACCGTCTCGACGACGTTCCTGATCGATCGGATCGCCGAGGCCCACGGCGAGTTCGTCCGTGAGGTGCCGGTCGGGTTCAAGTGGGTCGCCGAGGCGATGGCCGACCGAGACGTGATCTTCGGCGGGGAAGAGTCGGGCGGGTTCAGCGTCCGGGGTCACGTCCGGGAGAAGGACGGCGTGTTGATGGCGCTGCTCGCGGCCGCGGTGACGGCGGCCGAGCCGTACGACGCCAGGGTCGATCGCCTGTTCGACCTCCACGGGGAGATCCACACCGCCCGGCGGAACGTCGACTGTCCGGACGACCGGAAGGCCGCCGTGGTCTCCAAACTGGAAGGTGTCGTCCCGGAGGCGATCGCGGGCGAGCCCGTCGATCGGGTGGTCACGCTCGACGGGTTCAAGCTCCTGCTCGCCGACGGCTCGTGGGTGCTCGTGCGCCCGTCGGGAACGGAGCCGAAGCTCAGGGTGTACGCGGAGGCAGACGCGGGCGATCGCGCCGACGAACTGGCTTCCGCCGGCGTGGAGCTCGTCGAGTCGCTACGGTGA
- the thpR gene encoding RNA 2',3'-cyclic phosphodiesterase, whose product MRLFFAVDLPDRLADEVAAVQDRLRDAAGLRFTDPEQAHLTLKFLGDVDSDRIDELETAANEVISNAAVEREDGTVEPVEPFEAEVGGLGVFPSIEYISVVWAGFRRGEAELTALHEALEVETTALGFEPDDHEFTPHVTLARMDDARGKEIVQEVVRETDPTIGRFRVEDVRLTESTLTPEGPEHDTVTRFELS is encoded by the coding sequence ATGAGACTCTTCTTCGCCGTCGACCTGCCGGATCGACTGGCCGACGAGGTCGCCGCCGTACAGGACCGACTACGCGACGCGGCGGGGCTCAGGTTCACCGACCCGGAACAGGCCCATCTCACGCTGAAGTTCCTCGGTGACGTCGACTCCGACCGGATCGACGAACTGGAAACGGCCGCAAACGAGGTGATCTCGAACGCCGCCGTCGAACGCGAGGACGGTACCGTCGAACCGGTCGAACCGTTCGAAGCCGAGGTCGGTGGCCTCGGGGTGTTTCCCTCGATCGAGTACATAAGCGTCGTGTGGGCGGGGTTCCGGCGGGGCGAGGCGGAACTGACAGCGCTCCACGAGGCGCTGGAGGTAGAAACGACCGCACTCGGATTCGAACCCGATGATCACGAGTTCACCCCACACGTCACGCTTGCCAGGATGGACGACGCCCGGGGAAAGGAGATTGTCCAGGAGGTCGTCCGGGAGACGGATCCGACGATCGGCCGATTTCGAGTCGAGGACGTTCGTCTAACGGAGAGCACCCTCACACCCGAGGGACCGGAGCACGACACGGTGACACGGTTCGAACTATCGTAG
- a CDS encoding DUF424 family protein has translation MLLRERETPEGLLVSVCDSDCLGETYDNGKARLEVDPDFYGGEAAVEADADAVVESLHRAQVANLVGTESVGVAIEAGLVDEETVLEFEDTRHAQLLWL, from the coding sequence GTGCTGCTCCGCGAGCGGGAAACCCCGGAGGGGCTGCTCGTCTCCGTCTGTGATTCCGACTGTCTCGGCGAAACCTACGACAACGGCAAAGCGAGACTGGAAGTCGACCCCGACTTTTACGGGGGGGAGGCGGCCGTCGAAGCCGACGCCGACGCCGTCGTCGAGAGCCTCCACCGCGCACAGGTGGCGAACCTGGTGGGCACCGAGAGCGTCGGCGTGGCGATCGAGGCGGGGCTCGTCGACGAAGAGACGGTGCTCGAGTTCGAAGACACCAGACACGCCCAGTTGCTCTGGCTGTAG
- a CDS encoding ABC transporter substrate-binding protein: MCSSLSSTTRRTFLAAGAATLSGTAGCLRDFRTVAGRDRTDQLELEIRTLPADSDPNAVRIARILEGRLDAVGVEARINTLTEEELYRQVLLNRNFDVYVGQLPETTAADPDALYPLLHSKYGAEPGWQNPFGYADPDTDRLLSRQRTTEGTDRLDAVAALQRHLAESQPFVSIAFPDEISAVRGTRFYEWQDNRPTDPVNLLSLSRRDDAEPTLRLVTTDPRLTENRNPIAAEFRRHGSLLALVYAPLVRQIDDEFQPWLLGSWQPHPHGERTEDEQQSDDSLLWRGELREGLTWHDGEPLDSEDVAFTYEFLADTSMGRVESAIPTSRFRGRSSLVKSIESVDEQTFDIRFETGSPEVAIRAFTVPVLPEHVWRDYTGPATIAGVEVNDETTEALVRPNDEPIGSGQLRFHEATPGEEIVFERVTDHPLGSLEDLPDRFQGGPAFDRLHLSVLPSDVVAVEAVADDDADATVSNLGTDAVPRAARSSATSLVSYRSRALYHIGFNTRQAPLSNFRFRVAVAQLFDKGEIVEEVFDGYAVPATGPLEERWVPPDLFWDGEDPVVPFFAGADGEFDEEAAREAFNEAGYRYNDDGELLAKGS, encoded by the coding sequence ATGTGCTCGAGTCTCAGCTCCACCACGCGGCGGACGTTTCTGGCGGCTGGAGCGGCGACGCTGTCGGGAACGGCTGGCTGTCTTCGCGACTTCAGGACTGTTGCCGGTCGCGACAGGACCGACCAGCTCGAACTGGAGATCCGGACGCTGCCCGCCGACAGCGATCCCAACGCAGTACGGATCGCCCGGATCCTCGAGGGGCGTCTCGACGCGGTTGGCGTCGAGGCCCGGATCAACACGCTGACCGAAGAAGAGCTGTATCGCCAAGTGCTCTTGAACCGGAACTTCGACGTGTACGTCGGTCAGCTCCCCGAAACGACGGCAGCCGATCCCGACGCCCTGTATCCGCTGTTGCATTCGAAATACGGGGCCGAGCCCGGGTGGCAGAACCCGTTCGGCTACGCGGACCCGGACACCGACAGACTATTGTCCAGACAACGAACGACGGAAGGCACCGACCGCCTGGACGCGGTGGCCGCTCTCCAGCGTCACCTCGCGGAATCACAGCCGTTCGTCTCGATCGCGTTTCCCGACGAGATCAGCGCCGTCAGGGGAACGCGCTTCTACGAGTGGCAGGACAACAGACCGACCGATCCGGTGAACCTCCTGTCGCTTTCACGCCGGGACGATGCCGAACCGACCCTGCGGCTCGTGACCACCGATCCGCGGTTGACCGAGAACCGCAATCCGATCGCCGCGGAGTTTCGGCGGCACGGGAGCCTGCTCGCACTGGTTTATGCACCGCTAGTCAGGCAGATCGACGACGAGTTCCAGCCGTGGCTCCTCGGAAGTTGGCAACCTCACCCTCACGGCGAACGAACCGAAGACGAGCAACAAAGCGACGACTCGCTGCTCTGGCGCGGAGAGCTCAGAGAGGGGCTCACCTGGCACGACGGGGAACCGCTCGATTCCGAGGACGTCGCGTTCACGTACGAATTTCTGGCCGATACGTCGATGGGTCGGGTAGAGTCAGCCATCCCCACCTCCAGGTTTCGAGGACGATCTTCGCTCGTGAAGTCGATCGAGTCGGTCGACGAGCAGACGTTCGACATCCGGTTCGAAACCGGAAGTCCAGAGGTGGCAATCCGAGCGTTTACCGTCCCCGTGTTGCCCGAACACGTCTGGCGCGACTACACCGGACCGGCGACGATCGCCGGGGTCGAAGTGAACGACGAGACCACGGAGGCACTCGTTCGGCCGAACGACGAGCCGATCGGCTCCGGGCAGCTCCGGTTCCATGAGGCGACACCGGGCGAGGAGATCGTCTTCGAGCGGGTCACCGACCATCCACTCGGATCCCTCGAGGATCTTCCGGACCGATTCCAGGGAGGGCCGGCGTTCGATCGGCTCCATCTGAGCGTTCTCCCCTCCGACGTGGTCGCCGTCGAAGCGGTGGCCGACGACGACGCCGACGCGACGGTTTCCAACCTCGGAACCGACGCCGTCCCCAGAGCAGCCCGGTCGTCGGCGACGTCCCTCGTGAGCTATCGGTCGCGGGCGCTGTATCACATCGGGTTCAACACGCGCCAGGCGCCGCTTTCGAACTTCAGGTTCCGCGTCGCGGTCGCACAGCTGTTCGACAAAGGAGAGATCGTCGAGGAGGTGTTCGACGGGTACGCGGTGCCCGCGACCGGACCGCTGGAGGAACGATGGGTTCCACCGGATCTCTTCTGGGACGGGGAGGACCCAGTCGTGCCGTTCTTCGCCGGAGCCGATGGCGAGTTCGACGAGGAGGCAGCCCGCGAAGCGTTCAACGAGGCGGGGTACCGCTACAACGACGACGGGGAACTGCTCGCGAAGGGCTCCTGA
- a CDS encoding GIY-YIG nuclease family protein: MPYVYVLECADGTLYTGYTTDVERRVAEHNAGEGAKYTRGRTPVRPVYVEEHDTRSAAMSREHEIKSLSRREKQRLVDGDGDQSPDGF, from the coding sequence GTGCCGTACGTGTACGTCCTCGAGTGCGCCGACGGAACGCTATACACCGGCTACACGACCGACGTCGAGCGGCGGGTTGCAGAACACAACGCGGGCGAGGGCGCGAAGTACACTCGAGGCCGGACACCCGTTCGCCCGGTCTACGTCGAGGAACACGACACGCGGTCGGCGGCGATGTCCCGGGAACACGAGATCAAGTCGCTCTCGCGCCGGGAGAAACAGCGGCTGGTCGACGGGGACGGTGATCAGTCGCCGGACGGTTTTTGA
- the rpiA gene encoding ribose-5-phosphate isomerase RpiA: MKRTDGTDAAKRAAGEAAAELVEDGTVVGLGTGSTAAFAIRAIGRRVDAGLDVRGVATSFAARELARDCGIPLVELPDVTGVEQGEAAGGSGIDLAIDGADQVADGDLIKGGGAAHAREKLVDDAADRFVVVVDRSKVADALAAPVPVEVLPDARGTVTDAVFDLGGEATLRTADRKDGPVVTDNGNLVLDCEFGRIDDPDALSARLSALPGVVEHGLFVGIADEVYVGDDGGDVDVLGR; this comes from the coding sequence ATGAAACGAACGGACGGCACCGACGCGGCCAAACGCGCCGCCGGCGAGGCGGCCGCGGAGCTCGTCGAGGACGGGACGGTCGTCGGACTCGGCACCGGTTCGACGGCGGCGTTCGCGATCCGCGCGATCGGGCGCCGGGTCGACGCCGGACTCGACGTCCGTGGGGTGGCGACGTCGTTTGCGGCCCGGGAGCTCGCACGCGACTGCGGGATCCCGCTGGTGGAGCTTCCCGACGTCACCGGCGTCGAACAGGGTGAGGCGGCCGGTGGTTCCGGGATCGATCTCGCGATCGACGGCGCCGATCAGGTCGCCGACGGCGACCTCATAAAGGGCGGCGGCGCAGCCCACGCTCGTGAGAAACTCGTCGACGACGCTGCAGACCGGTTCGTCGTGGTCGTCGACCGGTCGAAAGTCGCCGACGCGCTCGCCGCGCCGGTTCCAGTGGAGGTGCTCCCGGACGCCCGGGGGACCGTCACCGACGCCGTGTTCGATCTCGGCGGCGAGGCGACGCTGCGGACGGCCGACCGGAAAGACGGCCCGGTCGTCACCGACAACGGGAACCTGGTTTTAGACTGCGAGTTCGGCCGGATTGACGATCCCGACGCGCTCTCCGCGCGGCTCTCGGCGCTCCCCGGCGTCGTCGAGCACGGGCTGTTCGTCGGAATCGCAGACGAGGTGTACGTCGGCGACGACGGCGGCGACGTCGACGTTCTCGGTCGATAG
- a CDS encoding cysteine desulfurase translates to MGAQESYPVDVEAIRADFPILERKVGGDVTTPGESPDDTEPLVYLDNAATSHTPEPVVEAITDYYRGYNSNVHRGIHQLSQEASVAYEEAHDRVAEFIGAEGREEIIFTKNTTEAENLVAYAWGLNELGPGDNVVLTQMEHHASLVTWQQLCKKTGAEARFIRVDEDGYLDMDHAAELIDEDTKMVSVVHVSNTLGTVNPVTELTEMAHEVGAYSFVDAAQSVPNRPVDVGEIDADFLAFSGHKMLGPTGIGVLYGKQHVLDEMEPYLYGGEMIRRVTYEDAEWEDLPWKYEAGTPVIEQGIALEAAIDYLEDVGLEAIQAHEELLAEYAYDRLTERGDVEIYGPPGDDRGGLVAFNVEGVHAHDLSSILNDHAVAIRAGDHCTQPLHDTLGIAASARASFYLYNTTAEVDKLLEAVDAAAELFG, encoded by the coding sequence ATGGGAGCCCAAGAATCGTATCCAGTCGACGTCGAGGCGATCCGTGCCGACTTCCCGATCCTCGAGCGGAAGGTCGGCGGGGACGTCACGACGCCCGGTGAGAGTCCGGACGACACCGAACCGCTGGTGTACCTCGACAACGCGGCGACGAGTCACACCCCCGAGCCGGTCGTCGAGGCGATCACTGACTACTACCGAGGGTACAACTCCAACGTCCACCGCGGCATCCATCAGCTGAGCCAGGAGGCGTCAGTCGCCTACGAGGAAGCTCACGACCGCGTGGCGGAGTTCATCGGCGCTGAGGGACGCGAAGAGATCATCTTCACGAAGAACACGACTGAAGCGGAGAACCTGGTCGCGTACGCGTGGGGGCTCAACGAGCTCGGCCCGGGCGACAACGTGGTGCTCACCCAGATGGAGCACCACGCGTCGCTGGTCACCTGGCAGCAACTGTGCAAGAAGACCGGCGCCGAAGCGCGGTTCATCCGGGTCGACGAGGACGGCTACCTCGACATGGATCACGCCGCGGAGCTGATCGACGAGGACACCAAGATGGTGAGCGTCGTCCACGTCTCGAACACGCTCGGTACCGTCAATCCCGTCACGGAGCTGACTGAGATGGCTCACGAGGTGGGGGCGTACTCGTTCGTCGACGCGGCCCAGTCGGTGCCCAACCGGCCGGTCGACGTCGGCGAGATCGACGCCGACTTCCTGGCGTTTTCGGGCCACAAGATGCTCGGGCCGACCGGGATCGGCGTGCTGTACGGGAAACAGCACGTCTTAGATGAGATGGAGCCGTACCTCTACGGCGGCGAAATGATCCGGCGGGTCACCTACGAGGACGCAGAGTGGGAGGACCTCCCCTGGAAGTACGAAGCGGGTACCCCCGTCATCGAGCAGGGGATCGCCCTCGAGGCGGCGATCGACTACCTCGAGGACGTCGGCCTCGAGGCGATCCAGGCCCACGAGGAACTGCTCGCGGAGTACGCTTACGACCGCCTCACGGAGCGGGGCGACGTGGAGATCTACGGACCGCCGGGTGACGACCGGGGCGGGCTTGTGGCGTTCAACGTCGAGGGCGTCCACGCCCACGACCTCTCGAGCATCCTCAACGACCACGCGGTCGCGATCCGGGCGGGCGACCACTGCACGCAGCCGCTGCACGACACCCTCGGGATCGCCGCGTCCGCGCGAGCGTCGTTTTACCTGTACAACACCACAGCCGAGGTCGACAAACTGCTCGAGGCGGTCGACGCCGCGGCCGAACTGTTCGGATGA
- the ribB gene encoding 3,4-dihydroxy-2-butanone-4-phosphate synthase, with protein sequence MRRRRNAPGAIEGEEPLESGTVEEAIAAFSAGKPVLIHDFDDREGETDLVYPAGAVGPADVARMRNDAGGLVCVALSDSVAETFGLPFLAGEIDHPAAGDHDLAYDERSSFSLPVNHRETFTGITDEDRALTIRELSGAASAAVRGPDSYTAADFAEEFRTPGHVHLLRGAPNLLADREGHTELGLALAQRAELPPAVVVCEMLDDESGAALAPADAAAYARRHGLVYLEGARLIDAVR encoded by the coding sequence ATGCGTCGTCGACGGAACGCCCCGGGGGCGATCGAAGGGGAGGAACCCCTCGAAAGCGGGACGGTCGAGGAGGCGATCGCTGCGTTTTCCGCAGGAAAGCCGGTACTGATCCACGATTTCGACGACCGGGAGGGAGAGACGGATCTCGTCTACCCCGCCGGGGCAGTCGGACCGGCCGACGTCGCACGCATGCGCAACGACGCCGGCGGGTTGGTCTGTGTCGCGCTGTCGGATTCGGTCGCGGAGACGTTCGGGCTGCCGTTCCTCGCCGGCGAGATCGACCATCCGGCCGCGGGCGATCACGATCTCGCGTACGACGAGCGGTCGTCCTTCTCGCTTCCGGTGAATCACCGCGAGACGTTCACGGGGATCACCGACGAGGACCGGGCGCTGACGATTCGGGAACTGTCCGGCGCCGCGAGCGCTGCGGTCCGCGGACCGGATTCCTACACCGCTGCGGATTTCGCAGAGGAGTTCCGAACCCCGGGGCACGTCCACCTGCTGCGCGGGGCCCCGAACCTGCTCGCGGATCGGGAGGGGCACACCGAACTCGGGCTCGCGCTGGCACAGCGGGCGGAGCTGCCTCCGGCGGTCGTCGTCTGCGAGATGCTCGACGACGAGTCCGGTGCCGCACTGGCGCCGGCCGACGCTGCCGCCTACGCCCGCCGACACGGGCTCGTCTACCTCGAAGGTGCGCGATTGATCGACGCAGTCAGGTGA
- a CDS encoding CTP-dependent riboflavin kinase, giving the protein MSGTVPAVGQDELATLKLVALDGGLVGPVKVSCSELADRLDASNQTASRRLQALEAADHIERDVVSDGQWITVTDDGESALRREYADYRRIFEGRRSLTLRGQVISGMGEGRHYISLPGYMEQFRERLGYEPFPGTLNVELDEESARSRAGLRSIDGVAIDGWEDEERTFGPATCYPASVRRSNEGRTDGARSVDLAHVIVPERTHHDEENLELIAPDKLRTELDLEDGNRVTVEIHGGVFAVDDRSEEVA; this is encoded by the coding sequence ATGTCCGGGACAGTACCCGCCGTCGGGCAGGACGAACTGGCGACGCTGAAGCTCGTCGCCCTCGATGGCGGCCTCGTCGGACCGGTGAAAGTCTCGTGCTCGGAGCTCGCCGACCGCCTCGACGCGTCGAACCAGACCGCCTCGCGCCGGCTCCAGGCGCTGGAGGCGGCCGACCACATCGAGCGCGACGTCGTGAGCGACGGACAGTGGATCACGGTTACCGACGACGGGGAGTCGGCACTCCGTCGCGAGTACGCCGACTACCGACGGATCTTCGAGGGACGCCGGTCGCTCACGCTTCGGGGCCAGGTCATCAGCGGGATGGGCGAGGGACGACACTACATCTCGCTGCCCGGCTACATGGAACAGTTCCGGGAACGGCTCGGATACGAACCGTTTCCGGGTACTCTAAACGTCGAACTCGACGAGGAAAGCGCCCGGTCGCGGGCGGGACTCCGGTCGATCGACGGGGTAGCGATCGACGGCTGGGAGGACGAGGAGCGAACGTTCGGCCCGGCGACGTGTTATCCAGCGAGCGTGCGGCGAAGCAACGAGGGGCGAACCGACGGGGCCCGAAGCGTCGATCTCGCGCACGTGATCGTCCCCGAACGGACACACCACGACGAGGAGAACCTCGAACTCATCGCTCCCGACAAACTCCGAACGGAGCTCGATCTCGAAGACGGCAACCGGGTGACCGTCGAGATCCACGGCGGCGTTTTCGCTGTCGATGACCGTAGCGAGGAGGTGGCGTAA
- a CDS encoding DUF1931 family protein, with protein sequence MADLIVKAAVKEALDDKNVASDFYDALDEEVAELLEDAARRAEANDRKTVQPRDL encoded by the coding sequence ATGGCAGATCTTATCGTCAAAGCAGCAGTCAAAGAGGCGCTGGACGACAAAAACGTTGCTTCGGACTTCTACGACGCGCTCGACGAGGAAGTCGCGGAACTGCTGGAAGACGCCGCCCGCCGAGCCGAGGCGAACGACCGCAAGACGGTCCAGCCTCGCGACCTGTAA